The following nucleotide sequence is from Desulfovibrio sp. ZJ209.
TACGAGTTCCCCGTGCGGCTCTGGCACTGGACCATCGTGGCCTGCATCTTCACGCTCTTCGTGACCGGGCACTATATCGGCAAGCCGCCGCAATCGCTCACCGGCGACCCCACGAGGCTCTTTTATTTCGGCAAGCTCATCATGGCCCACTACACCGCGGCGCTCATTCTCGTCGTCGCCATGGTCTGCCGCATCCTCTGGGCCTTTGTGGGCAATCAGGTCTCTCGGCAAATCTTCATCCTCCCGTTCTGGCGCAAGCAGTGGTGGCGCGGCCTCGGCGACGACATCCGCTGGTACTGCTTCCTCACCAAGTCGGGCGACATCCACATGGGGCACAATCCGCTGGCCCAGGCGGGCATGTTCGTCTGCGTGGTGGCCATCATCTTCATGTGCTTGACAGGGCTCGGCATCTACCAGGCCAAGGGCTATTCGCAGTTCTTCCACCTGTTCCGCTTCATGGAGGACCTTGTCTACTGGTCCGGCGGCAACCTGCTCGACCTCGTGGTCTGGCACCGGGTGGGCATGGTCATCCTCGTGG
It contains:
- the cybH gene encoding Ni/Fe-hydrogenase, b-type cytochrome subunit produces the protein MNILNIHPKPGQGVYVYEFPVRLWHWTIVACIFTLFVTGHYIGKPPQSLTGDPTRLFYFGKLIMAHYTAALILVVAMVCRILWAFVGNQVSRQIFILPFWRKQWWRGLGDDIRWYCFLTKSGDIHMGHNPLAQAGMFVCVVAIIFMCLTGLGIYQAKGYSQFFHLFRFMEDLVYWSGGNLLDLVVWHRVGMVILVAFVMIHVYMVIREEIMGRTTMISTMVNGVRLVKATPAEDRADLRAEAEAGDA